The following coding sequences lie in one Mycoplasma crocodyli MP145 genomic window:
- a CDS encoding BMP family ABC transporter substrate-binding protein, which yields MIKNKKLLLTLGSVSLLTVASMTAISCGNKTLQTAPDKLETKIGDVKLEGGEKLEAVDKKSVIMITDAGRINDKSFNQSTYEGGWLAANQYGMLKNFMHLIPGDDSKIEAQYIDALSNKMNVWLLSGFKHADPISNFYKKYNADMIKNKSIIVGTDYIPAVPEGYGIGLTFKVEQSAYIVGYAAADFLAKKYPDAKDAEKRSVYAFGGGLFDGVTGFIRGFYEGIRAYNKAHTDKKTKIILTQDKVDLASGFVPGDAMTASVTAAITSKASIILPVAGPATGELLEKMKGAEFNDKLVIGVDVDQSLSYESHKTKFFSSITKRIAQGNYDIASELYAGKDKYKIIKGFEVGVKSVVVNGDYANNLVGFAPTQVAGEDKVKAEAALKEAETNFKAIKDIPTTLDDKRYLEAVNAKDKGVSLLNYLKTLAQNANEGK from the coding sequence ATGATAAAAAATAAAAAATTATTATTAACATTAGGATCAGTTTCACTTTTAACAGTAGCATCAATGACCGCAATTTCATGTGGAAATAAAACATTGCAAACAGCTCCTGACAAACTTGAAACAAAAATTGGTGATGTTAAATTAGAAGGTGGAGAAAAACTTGAAGCCGTTGACAAAAAATCTGTAATTATGATTACCGATGCTGGACGTATTAACGATAAATCATTCAACCAATCAACATATGAAGGTGGATGATTAGCAGCAAATCAATATGGAATGTTAAAGAATTTCATGCACCTAATACCAGGTGATGATTCAAAAATCGAAGCTCAATATATCGATGCATTATCAAACAAAATGAATGTTTGATTACTAAGCGGATTCAAACATGCTGACCCAATTTCAAACTTCTATAAAAAATATAATGCAGATATGATTAAAAATAAATCTATTATTGTTGGAACAGATTATATTCCAGCCGTACCAGAAGGATATGGAATTGGATTAACTTTTAAAGTTGAACAATCAGCATACATAGTAGGATATGCAGCAGCAGACTTTCTTGCTAAAAAATATCCAGATGCTAAAGATGCAGAAAAACGTTCTGTTTATGCATTCGGTGGTGGATTATTTGATGGTGTTACAGGATTTATAAGAGGATTCTATGAAGGAATTAGAGCTTATAATAAAGCACATACAGATAAGAAAACAAAAATTATTTTAACTCAAGATAAAGTTGACTTAGCATCAGGATTTGTTCCAGGTGATGCAATGACAGCATCTGTAACAGCGGCTATTACAAGTAAAGCATCAATTATTTTACCAGTAGCAGGTCCTGCAACAGGTGAATTACTTGAAAAAATGAAAGGTGCAGAATTTAACGACAAACTAGTTATTGGTGTTGACGTCGATCAATCACTTTCATATGAATCACACAAAACAAAATTCTTCTCATCAATCACAAAACGTATTGCACAAGGTAACTATGATATAGCTTCAGAACTATATGCAGGAAAAGACAAATACAAAATTATTAAAGGTTTTGAAGTTGGTGTAAAAAGCGTTGTAGTTAACGGAGATTATGCTAACAACCTAGTTGGATTTGCTCCTACACAAGTTGCTGGAGAAGATAAAGTCAAAGCAGAAGCAGCATTAAAAGAAGCGGAAACAAACTTTAAAGCTATTAAAGATATTCCTACAACACTAGATGATAAAAGATACTTAGAAGCAGTTAATGCTAAAGATAAAGGTGTTTCATTATTAAACTACCTAAAAACATTAGCTCAAAATGCTAACGAAGGAAAATAA
- a CDS encoding ABC transporter ATP-binding protein, producing MLTKIENAVEFVNITKDFPGIRANDDVSFKVKKGSIHAIIGENGAGKSTLMSILFGLYEPTKGYIKINDESVFIKNPNDANRLGIGMVHQHFKLVDIYTNLENIIIGSEYSKAGKMDLALSKKKIQAIQEIYDLNFDLNQVTGDSTVSTQQKVEILKMLYRDSDILVFDEPTAVLTDAEIQGLLKTFKRFAETGKTILFISHKLKEIKEVADTATVIRHGKVIGNYNVKEASIQELATAMVGQTINLPKNSSNAKFGQTILEFENVSAKHGKSVSNLSFEVKSGQILAVAGVEGNGQEVIEYLCSGLIKPNEGNIYFNKKNDKNDSYEKLNITNYSVQNKTKLGLSYIPGDRHKYGLVLDYTINENAILRRLTDPLFNKLSYIKVGKRNEFSQEIIEKFDVRGAREGRSKARSLSGGNQQKAIVGREMLTPHDLIIIVQPTRGLDVGAINQIHRDIIKEKEAGKAILLISYELDEVLSLADTIMVISNGKIQGMANKENVTREQIGLWMADVKKEENHERSN from the coding sequence ATGCTAACAAAAATTGAAAATGCAGTTGAGTTCGTAAATATAACTAAAGATTTCCCCGGAATTAGAGCAAATGATGACGTAAGTTTTAAGGTAAAAAAAGGTTCCATACATGCTATCATAGGTGAAAATGGAGCTGGAAAAAGTACTCTTATGTCAATTTTGTTCGGATTATACGAGCCAACAAAAGGATACATCAAAATTAATGATGAATCCGTATTCATTAAAAATCCTAACGATGCAAATCGTTTAGGTATTGGTATGGTTCACCAACATTTTAAACTTGTTGATATTTATACCAATTTAGAAAACATAATTATAGGTTCTGAATATAGCAAAGCAGGAAAAATGGATCTTGCTTTGTCTAAGAAAAAAATTCAAGCAATTCAAGAAATATATGACCTTAACTTTGATTTAAATCAAGTTACAGGTGATTCTACAGTTTCAACCCAGCAAAAAGTTGAAATTCTAAAAATGCTTTATAGAGATAGTGATATCTTAGTTTTTGATGAACCAACCGCTGTGTTAACAGATGCAGAAATTCAAGGTCTTTTAAAAACATTTAAAAGATTTGCCGAAACAGGTAAAACAATTCTGTTTATTTCACATAAATTAAAGGAAATAAAAGAAGTAGCTGATACAGCCACAGTAATTAGACATGGAAAAGTTATTGGTAATTACAACGTTAAAGAGGCTTCTATTCAAGAATTGGCCACTGCTATGGTTGGTCAAACAATTAACTTACCAAAAAATTCTTCAAACGCGAAATTTGGTCAAACAATTTTAGAATTTGAAAATGTAAGTGCTAAACACGGTAAAAGTGTAAGCAATTTATCATTTGAAGTTAAATCAGGTCAAATTCTAGCAGTTGCTGGAGTTGAAGGAAACGGTCAAGAAGTTATCGAATATCTTTGCTCGGGATTAATCAAACCAAATGAAGGAAACATATACTTCAATAAGAAAAATGATAAAAATGATAGTTATGAAAAACTTAATATTACAAATTACTCTGTTCAAAACAAAACTAAACTAGGTCTTTCATACATCCCAGGTGATAGACATAAATATGGACTAGTTTTAGATTATACTATCAACGAAAATGCAATATTAAGAAGATTGACGGATCCACTTTTTAATAAATTATCATACATAAAAGTAGGTAAGAGAAACGAATTTTCTCAAGAAATAATCGAAAAATTCGATGTTAGAGGAGCTAGAGAAGGAAGATCGAAAGCTCGTTCATTATCGGGTGGTAATCAACAAAAAGCAATCGTTGGTCGTGAAATGCTTACACCACACGACCTCATAATAATTGTTCAACCTACAAGAGGACTTGATGTTGGAGCCATTAACCAAATCCATAGAGATATCATTAAAGAAAAAGAAGCAGGAAAAGCAATTTTACTAATTTCATATGAACTTGATGAAGTTCTTTCACTTGCAGATACTATAATGGTTATATCAAATGGAAAAATTCAAGGTATGGCTAACAAAGAAAATGTTACCAGAGAACAAATAGGTCTATGAATGGCCGATGTTAAAAAGGAGGAAAACCATGAAAGATCAAATTAA
- a CDS encoding ABC transporter permease: MKDQIKTFNDKVSGFLNKAVHNYKSEEKGYARRRMYNSLWAIFFGLLISSIFIIFLKQNPFTVFSTMLTKSVFADFKSIRDLFAINFVIFIIATLGISIGFKAGLFNIGIPGQMMTGGIISLVIILTFQSNGIEINFWIFMLALIVSLVTCFLLGAFVGLLKSFLNVHEVVSTILLNWIILYIATFLFTNSPAGFGKPDNTGSFRIEIKDIANSMFNYDRIWPLFLVIALALCVTVWFVLSKTTIGYRIKMNGLNKNVSKYAGSNEKVLTITLMGVSSTLAGFAGVIYYVIFKQEYNIIGQPLLMGFNTIPISLLAYNSPIGLIFSSILFSIMESANLQGLGITNESTQVISGLIVYLAALSNIFFNFKVVEFSIKYIKLFMLKKYWERRYHYYSFKAKRKKLYKKDLANAKLEIKAKASQIKELKNKLTKLNNGISFNLSIKDVKTNEDSLRYFSDISTNKKDVQNKLIELNYYKADEIKMTYLADLKIAKDTYDKEVLDILTWLNNLRNELKVNIKNAKNEVNDLKAKKLEKDNQVKKVTNSKNSKNIESNNLEVEKLNHEISELKVLIIEKEKIANKNILDLKANYKKTLQEENKKATQELLIAKQNNKKSTQTNIGGN, from the coding sequence ATGAAAGATCAAATTAAAACATTTAACGATAAAGTTTCTGGTTTTCTAAATAAAGCTGTTCATAACTACAAGAGTGAAGAAAAAGGATATGCAAGAAGAAGAATGTACAACTCATTATGAGCTATCTTCTTTGGGTTACTTATCTCATCAATCTTCATTATCTTTTTAAAACAAAATCCATTTACTGTTTTTTCTACAATGCTTACAAAATCAGTTTTCGCAGACTTTAAAAGCATTAGAGATTTATTTGCAATAAACTTTGTAATCTTTATAATTGCTACTTTAGGAATCTCGATAGGATTTAAAGCCGGATTATTTAATATAGGTATACCTGGACAAATGATGACTGGTGGAATAATTTCATTAGTTATAATTCTCACATTTCAAAGTAATGGCATTGAGATAAATTTTTGAATATTTATGCTTGCATTAATAGTTTCATTAGTAACTTGTTTCTTGCTTGGAGCATTTGTAGGATTATTAAAATCATTCTTAAATGTTCATGAAGTTGTTTCAACAATTCTATTGAACTGAATTATATTATATATAGCAACTTTCTTATTCACTAACTCACCTGCTGGATTTGGGAAACCAGATAACACAGGAAGTTTTAGAATAGAAATAAAAGATATAGCTAATTCTATGTTTAACTACGACAGAATATGACCATTATTCTTAGTCATAGCTCTTGCATTATGTGTAACTGTTTGATTTGTTTTAAGTAAAACAACAATAGGGTATAGAATTAAAATGAATGGTCTTAACAAAAATGTAAGTAAATATGCTGGAAGTAATGAAAAAGTTCTTACAATCACACTAATGGGTGTATCATCAACATTAGCAGGATTTGCAGGAGTAATTTACTATGTTATATTTAAACAAGAGTATAACATAATTGGGCAACCACTACTTATGGGATTTAATACTATTCCTATTTCTCTACTAGCTTATAATTCACCAATCGGATTAATATTTTCATCAATATTATTTTCGATAATGGAATCAGCTAACTTGCAAGGTCTTGGCATAACAAATGAATCAACACAAGTAATTAGTGGTTTAATCGTTTATTTAGCTGCATTAAGCAATATCTTCTTTAATTTCAAAGTAGTTGAATTTAGTATTAAATACATTAAATTATTTATGCTCAAGAAATACTGAGAAAGAAGATATCATTACTATTCATTTAAAGCAAAACGTAAAAAACTTTATAAAAAAGATTTAGCAAATGCTAAATTAGAAATAAAAGCAAAAGCAAGCCAAATAAAAGAATTAAAGAATAAACTTACAAAATTAAATAATGGAATAAGTTTTAACCTATCAATTAAAGATGTTAAAACTAATGAAGATTCTTTAAGATATTTTTCAGATATTTCAACAAACAAAAAAGATGTTCAAAACAAGTTAATTGAACTAAATTACTACAAAGCTGATGAGATTAAAATGACTTATTTAGCTGATCTAAAAATTGCTAAAGATACCTACGATAAAGAAGTATTAGATATTTTAACTTGATTAAACAATTTAAGAAATGAACTTAAAGTTAACATCAAAAACGCAAAGAATGAAGTTAATGATTTGAAAGCAAAAAAACTTGAAAAAGACAATCAAGTCAAAAAAGTAACTAATTCAAAAAATTCAAAAAACATTGAATCTAATAATTTAGAAGTTGAAAAACTAAATCATGAAATTTCAGAGCTAAAAGTTCTTATAATTGAAAAAGAAAAAATCGCAAATAAAAATATTTTAGATTTAAAAGCAAATTACAAAAAAACTTTACAAGAAGAAAATAAAAAAGCAACTCAAGAACTTTTAATTGCAAAACAAAACAATAAAAAATCAACACAAACTAACATAGGAGGTAATTAA
- a CDS encoding ABC transporter permease, whose product MQSFFVLLISAMSLYFCVLAIGGLSGLFSERVGIINIGIDGMMIMGALTYSVLARWVLKPITDANPNFSTAWFQIPLFFFSMVGGMMFSWLHGLATIKLKSDHTISGVAINALAGGLALTMVFIVSTQEKIDYAINELALSQNRVTNLWSIVSLKIFLVPIIAIAAILALKYTRWGLRLKAIGENPQAADVAGVNVNRYKWQGISISGALSGLAGAFMAQELGSTFSGNVLGMGFLALAILIMGQWRGLYIILAALGFSFIYGFTLSLQSAQWDALIPIAPYKKLFSLIPFVITLTVLAFTSRKSKAPKAAGINYDKSVR is encoded by the coding sequence ATGCAGTCATTCTTCGTTTTATTGATTAGTGCTATGTCTCTATACTTTTGTGTTCTAGCAATTGGTGGGCTAAGTGGTTTGTTCTCCGAAAGAGTTGGTATCATTAACATCGGAATCGATGGAATGATGATTATGGGTGCTTTAACTTATTCTGTTCTAGCAAGATGAGTTTTAAAACCTATTACTGATGCAAACCCTAACTTTAGCACAGCATGATTCCAAATCCCACTATTCTTTTTTAGTATGGTCGGCGGTATGATGTTTTCATGACTACATGGATTAGCTACTATCAAACTTAAATCAGACCATACCATTTCAGGAGTTGCAATTAACGCCCTTGCTGGTGGATTGGCATTAACAATGGTTTTTATAGTTTCGACACAAGAAAAAATTGACTATGCAATAAATGAATTAGCTCTAAGTCAAAATAGAGTTACTAATCTTTGAAGTATAGTATCACTTAAAATATTCTTAGTTCCTATTATTGCAATTGCTGCTATACTTGCTCTAAAATACACAAGATGAGGACTTAGATTAAAAGCTATTGGTGAAAACCCACAAGCAGCTGATGTTGCTGGAGTTAATGTTAATAGATATAAATGACAAGGTATAAGTATTTCAGGTGCCCTATCAGGATTGGCTGGTGCATTTATGGCACAAGAATTAGGATCAACATTTTCAGGAAACGTTCTTGGAATGGGATTCTTGGCTCTAGCTATCCTTATTATGGGACAATGACGTGGTCTATATATTATACTTGCTGCATTAGGATTCTCGTTCATTTACGGATTTACATTATCATTACAATCTGCACAATGAGATGCTTTAATTCCTATTGCACCATACAAAAAATTATTCTCTCTAATTCCATTTGTCATAACTTTAACAGTGTTAGCATTTACGTCCCGTAAGTCAAAAGCACCAAAAGCAGCCGGTATTAATTACGATAAATCAGTTAGATAA
- a CDS encoding deoxynucleoside kinase, whose translation MLIGISGMISSGKSVLSKKLNKYYAKSVMLKEFEEDDEVFNTFLKWLYEKRPNLTIGFQSYVVENHTTKLSELLNDYKKNSKDWKHEHIFLDRFSIEHYIFAHVNLEAKGKKYLDGYDALFSKLITQDETPNLAIYLDMTFETFKKRLFSRGRSVEVNNFEANYEYFYKLYSVYKDLFIKQAAKYNLNYVIINTDDLNEQEVFKKAIEVIDKFVEKGSK comes from the coding sequence ATGTTAATTGGAATAAGTGGAATGATCAGTAGTGGTAAAAGTGTTTTAAGTAAAAAACTTAATAAATATTATGCCAAGTCAGTTATGCTAAAAGAATTTGAAGAGGACGATGAAGTATTTAACACCTTCTTAAAATGACTTTATGAAAAGCGTCCTAATCTTACTATCGGTTTTCAATCATATGTTGTTGAAAATCATACAACTAAATTATCAGAATTACTAAATGATTACAAAAAAAATTCTAAGGATTGAAAACATGAACATATATTCTTAGATCGTTTTAGTATTGAACATTACATATTTGCTCATGTTAATTTAGAAGCAAAGGGAAAAAAATATTTAGACGGCTACGATGCTTTATTTTCAAAACTCATCACACAAGATGAAACACCTAATTTAGCAATATACTTAGATATGACTTTCGAAACATTTAAGAAGAGATTATTTAGCCGCGGAAGAAGTGTTGAAGTTAATAACTTTGAAGCCAACTATGAATACTTCTATAAGTTATATAGTGTGTATAAGGACTTATTTATCAAACAAGCAGCAAAATATAACCTTAACTACGTAATCATTAATACTGATGATTTAAATGAACAAGAAGTATTTAAAAAGGCGATAGAAGTTATTGATAAATTTGTAGAAAAAGGAAGCAAATAA
- a CDS encoding deoxynucleoside kinase: MVVSISGMIGSGKSTITNKLSQHYTNSIMVKEFENDDPVFNTFLNWCYGFKPNIDLGFQSYIVEALSQNFYEHLELFNKKFKNKKAFMFLDRFTLEHYIFAKITLEKKPAKYFEAFEALFEHILDVKTNPDFALFLDVNFEVVKQRIIKRNRSSEVDNFDENLDYFYRLWSMYKDEFISLANRYKIPFVIIDANENNEEKVLEKVINEIEKIKDKYL; this comes from the coding sequence ATGGTTGTATCAATCAGTGGAATGATAGGCTCTGGAAAAAGCACAATAACTAACAAATTATCACAACATTACACAAATTCTATAATGGTTAAAGAATTTGAAAATGATGATCCTGTATTTAACACCTTTTTAAATTGATGCTATGGCTTTAAACCAAATATTGATCTTGGTTTTCAATCATACATTGTAGAAGCTCTAAGTCAAAACTTCTATGAACATTTAGAATTATTTAACAAGAAATTTAAAAATAAAAAAGCATTTATGTTCCTAGATCGTTTTACTCTAGAACATTATATATTTGCAAAAATTACTCTTGAAAAAAAACCGGCCAAATATTTTGAGGCATTTGAAGCTTTGTTTGAACATATACTAGATGTAAAAACAAATCCAGATTTCGCTTTATTCCTTGACGTTAATTTTGAAGTTGTTAAACAAAGAATAATAAAAAGAAACAGATCAAGTGAAGTTGATAATTTTGATGAGAATCTAGATTACTTTTATAGATTATGAAGCATGTACAAAGATGAATTTATTAGTCTTGCTAATAGGTATAAAATACCATTTGTAATAATTGATGCCAACGAAAATAATGAAGAAAAAGTTCTTGAAAAAGTAATAAATGAAATTGAAAAAATAAAAGATAAATACTTGTAA
- a CDS encoding MAG4530 family protein, with protein sequence MIEVEVLVDINKKIKLCEKIHNKKKWYIHILLIFDLIYLSIFSYFIYLIIQERINPDIKKVIEDSKELFQIIIGLIILFIPAAWFFMYYVLTLSISNNYWFNLYRSLKKLNLYFFFTFKFNNISKKISIDEFNSNEVGFFKFMSNNQNKYALQGSASIKYRYNDFYRDVNDFDFLATTQKQIDLKNLSYENLNIESNYLNLGKGKYYNKSVELINVKIIPQKSIYLKDGVMIPNLYWMFAMKYSQIFKLIQSYNIKDTIPNYDNKLNNSLKDLAFLLTKKNIFSKKMFCKELELLITTNYFLSLVIKEKKVIDLSDEDQQQNLINFIKTFNFNDSNLIEVKLWLSEINNIIFNNKRLMIISKYMNSNTTNMSNLLTRLDNEKIITNVDNYEKIKVKINTQRFLSNYQEIDFNYHKDNLYKFLSSFEHLDTKNNESEIDIRLILIYDLIKELNKNE encoded by the coding sequence ATGATTGAGGTTGAGGTTCTGGTGGATATTAATAAAAAAATTAAACTTTGTGAAAAAATACACAACAAGAAAAAATGGTATATTCATATACTTTTAATATTTGATTTAATATATTTATCTATCTTTTCATATTTTATATATTTAATCATTCAAGAAAGAATAAATCCGGATATAAAAAAAGTTATTGAAGATTCAAAAGAGTTATTTCAAATAATTATTGGCTTAATTATTTTGTTTATACCTGCTGCATGGTTCTTTATGTATTATGTATTAACATTGTCTATATCAAACAATTATTGGTTTAATTTGTATAGATCTTTAAAAAAATTAAATTTATATTTCTTCTTTACTTTTAAATTTAATAATATTTCAAAAAAGATTTCAATTGATGAATTTAATAGCAATGAAGTAGGATTCTTCAAATTTATGTCTAATAATCAAAACAAATATGCATTGCAAGGAAGTGCTTCTATAAAATATAGATATAATGATTTTTATAGAGATGTAAATGATTTTGATTTTTTAGCAACAACTCAAAAACAAATAGACTTAAAAAATTTATCATATGAAAACTTAAATATTGAAAGCAATTATCTAAATTTAGGTAAAGGAAAATATTATAATAAAAGTGTTGAATTAATAAATGTAAAGATTATTCCACAAAAATCTATTTATCTTAAAGACGGTGTAATGATACCTAATTTATATTGAATGTTTGCTATGAAATACTCACAAATCTTCAAATTAATTCAATCATACAACATTAAAGATACCATTCCAAATTATGATAATAAATTAAATAATTCGCTTAAAGATCTTGCTTTTCTTTTAACGAAGAAAAATATCTTTAGTAAGAAAATGTTTTGTAAAGAATTAGAATTATTAATTACAACTAATTACTTTTTATCGCTTGTAATAAAAGAAAAAAAGGTAATAGATTTATCAGATGAAGATCAACAACAAAATCTAATTAATTTTATAAAAACATTTAATTTTAATGATTCGAATCTTATTGAGGTTAAATTGTGATTAAGTGAAATCAACAATATTATTTTTAATAATAAGAGATTAATGATTATAAGTAAATATATGAATTCTAATACTACAAATATGTCTAATTTACTAACGAGATTGGACAACGAGAAGATAATAACAAATGTAGACAATTATGAAAAAATAAAAGTTAAAATAAACACACAAAGATTTTTATCCAATTATCAAGAAATTGATTTTAATTATCACAAAGACAATTTATACAAGTTCTTAAGTTCTTTTGAACATCTAGATACAAAAAATAATGAATCTGAAATCGATATAAGATTAATATTAATTTATGATTTGATTAAGGAGTTAAATAAAAATGAATAA
- the rpsI gene encoding 30S ribosomal protein S9 produces the protein MTTATKKTGVEYRGLGRRKSSVARVILRPGKGKFVINSREAREYLTSDIYLKDANQPFTLTETVNQFDVSVKVAGGGLSGQAGAIRLGIARALIEANEEYRLKLKPQGMLTRDARAKERKKPGLKAARRARQFSKR, from the coding sequence ATGACAACAGCAACAAAGAAAACCGGTGTTGAATACCGTGGTTTAGGAAGAAGAAAATCTTCAGTAGCTAGAGTTATTTTAAGACCAGGTAAAGGTAAGTTTGTAATCAACAGTCGTGAAGCTAGAGAATACTTAACATCAGACATTTACTTAAAGGATGCTAATCAACCATTTACATTAACAGAAACAGTAAATCAATTTGATGTTTCTGTTAAAGTAGCTGGAGGTGGATTAAGTGGTCAAGCTGGAGCAATTAGATTAGGAATTGCTAGAGCTTTGATTGAAGCTAATGAAGAATATAGATTAAAATTAAAACCTCAAGGAATGTTAACAAGAGATGCTCGTGCTAAAGAACGTAAAAAACCAGGTTTAAAAGCTGCTCGTCGTGCAAGACAATTCTCAAAACGTTAA
- the rplM gene encoding 50S ribosomal protein L13 — translation MRQTTMINNQTADKKWYVVDAEGQVLGRLAAFVANVLRGKHKTTFTPNTDMGDNVIVINAEKIVLTANKETDKVYYSHSGYPGGLKSITAEKLREKKPTALVQKAIFGMVPHTKLGDKQRRNLFVYVGGDHKHEAQKPERLEVK, via the coding sequence ATGAGACAAACAACAATGATTAACAATCAAACTGCAGATAAAAAATGATATGTTGTTGATGCAGAAGGTCAAGTTTTAGGACGTTTAGCTGCTTTTGTTGCAAACGTATTAAGAGGTAAGCATAAAACTACATTCACACCTAATACAGATATGGGTGATAATGTAATAGTTATTAATGCTGAAAAAATCGTTTTAACAGCAAATAAAGAAACAGATAAAGTTTATTACTCACACTCTGGATATCCAGGTGGACTTAAAAGCATAACAGCTGAAAAATTAAGAGAAAAAAAACCTACAGCACTAGTTCAAAAAGCAATTTTTGGAATGGTTCCACATACAAAATTAGGAGACAAACAACGTCGTAATTTATTTGTATATGTAGGTGGTGATCATAAGCATGAAGCACAAAAACCAGAAAGATTAGAGGTTAAATAG
- a CDS encoding 16S rRNA (uracil(1498)-N(3))-methyltransferase — protein sequence MNRFFSDHKEGEYLLLDMNVLKHLKVIRANNKNFVVVFNEEFYECCLENDKAKIISKINEYHEIGYEVILAASIIKIDRYEWLLQKAIELGATRIVPIISEHTDGSLYKNNKFINKYERFNSIIKSASEQSFRNKLIKLDNPMSFNEAIIKYRYINNKIIAHEKIDLENNDYRNINSDVIIFVGPEGGYSKKEIDLSVKNDYKVVSLGRRILRAESASIYLLSQLIEK from the coding sequence ATGAATAGATTTTTTTCCGATCACAAAGAAGGTGAATATTTACTTTTAGATATGAATGTACTTAAACATCTAAAAGTAATTCGCGCAAATAACAAAAATTTTGTAGTAGTTTTTAATGAAGAATTTTATGAATGTTGTCTTGAAAATGATAAGGCTAAAATTATTTCTAAAATAAATGAATACCACGAAATTGGTTATGAAGTTATATTAGCTGCTTCTATTATTAAAATAGACCGTTATGAATGACTACTTCAAAAAGCCATTGAATTAGGAGCTACTAGAATTGTTCCGATCATCAGTGAACATACTGATGGTTCACTATATAAAAATAATAAGTTTATTAATAAATATGAAAGATTTAATTCGATTATTAAATCAGCTAGTGAACAATCATTTAGAAATAAACTTATCAAGTTGGATAATCCTATGAGTTTTAATGAAGCCATTATTAAATATAGATATATTAATAATAAGATAATAGCACATGAAAAAATTGATTTAGAAAATAATGATTACAGAAATATTAATAGTGATGTAATTATTTTTGTTGGGCCAGAAGGTGGCTATAGTAAAAAAGAAATTGATTTATCTGTTAAAAATGATTACAAAGTAGTAAGTTTAGGAAGAAGAATTTTAAGAGCTGAAAGCGCAAGTATTTATTTGCTTAGTCAACTTATTGAAAAATAA